In Rhodamnia argentea isolate NSW1041297 chromosome 11, ASM2092103v1, whole genome shotgun sequence, one genomic interval encodes:
- the LOC115739424 gene encoding mitochondrial uncoupling protein 5, producing MGVKGFVEGGIASIVAGCSTHPLDLIKVRMQLQGEGHAPPNLSVRPALAFQVPAAAGQAAGAVPVPPPRVGPVAVGVQILRREGVAALFSGVSATVLRQTLYSTTRMGLYDILKQKWTDPATGKIPLTQKIVAGLIAGGIGAAVGNPADVAMVRMQADGRLPLEQRRNYRSVVDAIQQMARQEGVASLWRGSSMTVNRAMLVTASQLASYDQIKETILAKGVMKDGLGTHVTASFAAGFVAAVASNPVDVIKTRVMNMKVEEGREPPYKGALDCALKTVRAEGPMALYKGFIPTISRQGPFTVVLFVTLEQVRKLLKDF from the coding sequence ATGGGTGTCAAGGGATTCGTCGAGGGAGGCATAGCCTCGATCGTCGCCGGTTGCTCCACCCACCCTCTCGACCTTATCAAGGTCCGCATGCAGCTTCAGGGTGAGGGGCACGCTCCTCCCAACCTCTCCGTGCGCCCCGCCCTCGCGTTCCAGGTGCCGGCGGCGGCGGGTCAGGCTGCCGGCGCGGTTCCAGTGCCTCCGCCGCGAGTCGGCCCGGTCGCCGTGGGCGTGCAGATCCTCCGGCGGGAGGGCGTGGCCGCGCTGTTCTCCGGCGTGTCCGCCACCGTCCTCCGCCAGACCCTCTACTCCACCACCCGGATGGGACTCTACGACATCCTCAAGCAGAAGTGGACCGACCCGGCCACCGGGAAGATCCCGCTGACCCAGAAGATCGTGGCTGGGCTTATTGCTGGCGGCATCGGTGCCGCAGTCGGGAACCCGGCGGACGTGGCCATGGTGCGGATGCAGGCGGACGGGCGGCTCCCGCTGGAGCAGCGACGGAACTACCGTAGCGTGGTGGACGCGATCCAACAGATGGCGCGGCAGGAAGGGGTGGCGAGCCTGTGGCGGGGGTCGTCGATGACCGTGAACCGGGCGATGCTGGTGACGGCGTCGCAGCTGGCGTCATATGACCAGATCAAGGAGACGATCCTGGCGAAGGGCGTGATGAAGGACGGGCTGGGGACGCACGTGACAGCGAGCTTCGCGGCGGGGTTCGTGGCGGCGGTGGCGTCGAACCCGGTGGACGTGATCAAGACGAGGGTGATGAACATGAAGGTGGAGGAGGGGCGGGAGCCGCCGTACAAGGGGGCGTTGGACTGCGCGCTGAAGACGGTGAGGGCGGAGGGGCCGATGGCGCTGTACAAGGGGTTCATACCGACGATATCCCGGCAGGGGCCGTTCACGGTGGTGCTCTTCGTCACGCTCGAGCAGGTCCGGAAGCTGCTCAAGGACTTCTAA
- the LOC115739442 gene encoding protein CURVATURE THYLAKOID 1D, chloroplastic codes for MALLPSSFALPVSDLPSPRISSKPLLLLKNQSPVFPRNNGLECRRKVVRRATTSEDTSSRYPAEDRDGVTIVEEVPLETNTYTENFPSELPKEESPTDVQEQSFDLLEKINLKVDPDDTLPILLYAGGAVFALWLVSAVVGAIDSIPLFPKLMEVVGLGYTFWFTSRYLLFKDSREELASKIEELKEQVLGSNDD; via the exons ATGGCGCTGCTACCGTCCTCTTTCGCCCTACCCGTCTCCGATCTTCCTTCGCCTCGCATTTCCTCCAAGCCTCTGCTCCTTCTCAAGAACCAGTCCCCAGTCTTTCCTCGCAACAATG GACTTGAGTGTCGCAGAAAAGTAGTTAGGAGAGCAACTACATCAGAGGACACATCAAGTCGATATCCTGCTGAAGATCGCGATGGTGTGACAATCGTTGAAGAGGTTCCACTTGAAACAAATACCTACACTGAAAATTTCCCATCAGAATTGCCCAAAGAAGAGTCACCCACGGATGTACAAGAACAGTCTTTTGACTTATTGGAGAAGATCAATTTAAAG GTTGACCCAGACGATACACTCCCTATTCTCTTATATGCTGGCGGTGCAGTGTTTGCCTTGTGGTTAGTGTCCGCTGTTGTTGGGGCCATTGATTCAATTCCCTTG TTCCCTAAGCTGATGGAAGTTGTGGGTCTTGGCTACACCTTCTGGTTTACTTCACGCTATTTGCTTTTCAAG GATAGTAGGGAAGAATTGGCTAGCAAAATAGAGGAGCTTAAGGAGCAGGTTCTTGGTTCAAACGACGATTAA
- the LOC115739369 gene encoding ATP-dependent 6-phosphofructokinase 5, chloroplastic isoform X1, which translates to MDALSCSRHVITNPHEVKLAVPRPHHRHHRGLAYHHAKGERPGGAFLGCRGNGRGVVAPSVVKNQSQRDHGIDFSDPDWKPKFQRDFESRFNLPHLKDIFRDAVPIPSTFCLRMRTPTEDFADGYPSDEKWHGYINNSDRVLLKVIHYSSTTSAGAECIDPDCTWVEQWVHRAGPRAEIYFRPEEVKAAIVTCGGLCPGLNDVIRQIVITLEIYGVKEIVGIPFGYRGFSDEGLSEMPLSRKVVQNVHLSGGSLLGVSRGGPSITEIVDTMEKRGINMLFVLGGNGTHAGANAIHNECRKRRFKVAVVGVPKTIDNDILLMDKTFGFDTAVEEAQRAINSAYIEAHSAYHGIGVVKLMGRSSGFIAMHASLASGQIDICLIPEVPFHLHGPHGVLRHLKYLIETKGSAVVCVAEGAGQNFLEKTNAKDASGNIVLGDIGVHIQQEIKKYFREIGVPADAKYIDPTYMIRACRANASDGILCTVLGQNAVHGAFAGYSGITVGICNTHYVYFPMPEVIQYARAVDPNSRMWHRCLTSTGQPDFV; encoded by the exons ATGGACGCCCTCTCGTGCTCTCGCCACGTGATCACCAACCCCCACGAAGTCAAACTCGCCGTCCCTCGcccccaccaccgccaccaccgcgGCCTCGCGTATCATCATGCCAAGGGCGAGAGACCCGGCGGAGCTTTTCTGGGCTGTCGCGGAAATGGACGCGGGGTGGTTGCTCCGAGCGTCGTCAAGAACCAGAGTCAACGGGACCACGGGATCGACTTCAGCGACCCCGATTGGAAGCCCAAGTTCCAGAGGGACTTCGAGAGCCGATTCAATCTCCCACATTTGAAGGACATTTTCCGCGATGCTGTCCCCATACCCTCCACTTTCTGCCTCAGGATGAG GACACCAACAGAGGATTTTGCAGATGGGTACCCGTCAGATGAGAAGTGGCATGGATACATCAACAATAGCGACAGGGTTCTTCTTAAG GTTATACATTATTCATCTACTACATCTGCTGGCGCAGAGTGCATTGACCCTGACTGTACTTGGGTGGAACAATG GGTTCATCGTGCTGGACCTCGAGCAGAAATATATTTTAGGCCAGAAGAAGTGAAGGCAGCCATTGTTACTTGTGGAGGACTTTGCCCTGGTCTAAATGATGTCATCAGACAG ATTGTCATCACTCTAGAAATATACGGAGTGAAAGAGATTGTTGGCATACCTTTTGGTTATCGTGGTTTTTCTGATGAAGGATTGTCTGAAATGCCG CTGTCAAGGAAAGTTGTTCAGAATGTTCATCTATCTGGTGGAAGCTTGTTAGGAGTTTCACGTGGAGGACCCAGTATTACCGAAATTGTGGACACTATGGAG AAAAGAGGAATCAACATGCTTTTTGTCTTGGGTGGGAATGGTACACATGCTGGGGCAAATGCTATCCACAATGAG TGTCGTAAAAGACGTTTCAAGGTGGCTGTAGTGGGTGTCCCAAAAACTATTGACAACGACATATTGCTGATGGATAAAACTTTTGGTTTTGACACTGCTGTTGAAGAAGCACAGCGTGCTATAAATTCTGCATACATCGAG GCGCACAGCGCATACCATGGGATTGGCGTTGTGAAGTTGATGGGACGTAGCAGTGGTTTTATAGCCATGCATGCATCTCTTGCCAGTGGACAAATCGACATATGTTTAATTCCAGAG GTACCATTTCACTTGCATGGCCCTCATGGTGTTTTAAGGCATCTTAAATATTTGATTGAGACAAAGGGATCAGCTGTTGTCTGTGTAGCAGAGGGAGCTGGGCAG aattttcttgagaaaactAATGCCAAGGATGCATCTGGAAATATTGTACTGGGTGATATCGGTGTGCATATTCAACAGGAG ATAAAGAAGTACTTTAGAGAAATTGGTGTTCCTGCTGATGCGAAGTATATAGATCCCACATACATGATCCGTGCGTGCCGTGCAAACGCATCGGATGGGATTCTCTGTACCGTTCTAGGACAAAATGCT GTCCATGGGGCATTTGCTGGATACAGTGGAATTACAGTAGGCATATGCAACACTCACTATGTCTACTTCCCCATGCCAGAAGTCATTCAGTATGCTAGGGCTGTGGATCCAAACAGCAGAATGTGGCATCGGTGCTTGACCTCGACGGGTCAACCTGACTTTGTTTAA
- the LOC115739369 gene encoding ATP-dependent 6-phosphofructokinase 5, chloroplastic isoform X2, with protein sequence MDALSCSRHVITNPHEVKLAVPRPHHRHHRGLAYHHAKGERPGGAFLGCRGNGRGVVAPSVVKNQSQRDHGIDFSDPDWKPKFQRDFESRFNLPHLKDIFRDAVPIPSTFCLRMRTPTEDFADGYPSDEKWHGYINNSDRVLLKVIHYSSTTSAGAECIDPDCTWVEQWVHRAGPRAEIYFRPEEVKAAIVTCGGLCPGLNDVIRQIVITLEIYGVKEIVGIPFGYRGFSDEGLSEMPLSRKVVQNVHLSGGSLLGVSRGGPSITEIVDTMEKRGINMLFVLGGNGTHAGANAIHNECRKRRFKVAVVGVPKTIDNDILLMDKTFGFDTAVEEAQRAINSAYIEAHSAYHGIGVVKLMGRSSGFIAMHASLASGQIDICLIPEVPFHLHGPHGVLRHLKYLIETKGSAVVCVAEGAGQNFLEKTNAKDASGNIVLGDIGVHIQQEVGVCTFL encoded by the exons ATGGACGCCCTCTCGTGCTCTCGCCACGTGATCACCAACCCCCACGAAGTCAAACTCGCCGTCCCTCGcccccaccaccgccaccaccgcgGCCTCGCGTATCATCATGCCAAGGGCGAGAGACCCGGCGGAGCTTTTCTGGGCTGTCGCGGAAATGGACGCGGGGTGGTTGCTCCGAGCGTCGTCAAGAACCAGAGTCAACGGGACCACGGGATCGACTTCAGCGACCCCGATTGGAAGCCCAAGTTCCAGAGGGACTTCGAGAGCCGATTCAATCTCCCACATTTGAAGGACATTTTCCGCGATGCTGTCCCCATACCCTCCACTTTCTGCCTCAGGATGAG GACACCAACAGAGGATTTTGCAGATGGGTACCCGTCAGATGAGAAGTGGCATGGATACATCAACAATAGCGACAGGGTTCTTCTTAAG GTTATACATTATTCATCTACTACATCTGCTGGCGCAGAGTGCATTGACCCTGACTGTACTTGGGTGGAACAATG GGTTCATCGTGCTGGACCTCGAGCAGAAATATATTTTAGGCCAGAAGAAGTGAAGGCAGCCATTGTTACTTGTGGAGGACTTTGCCCTGGTCTAAATGATGTCATCAGACAG ATTGTCATCACTCTAGAAATATACGGAGTGAAAGAGATTGTTGGCATACCTTTTGGTTATCGTGGTTTTTCTGATGAAGGATTGTCTGAAATGCCG CTGTCAAGGAAAGTTGTTCAGAATGTTCATCTATCTGGTGGAAGCTTGTTAGGAGTTTCACGTGGAGGACCCAGTATTACCGAAATTGTGGACACTATGGAG AAAAGAGGAATCAACATGCTTTTTGTCTTGGGTGGGAATGGTACACATGCTGGGGCAAATGCTATCCACAATGAG TGTCGTAAAAGACGTTTCAAGGTGGCTGTAGTGGGTGTCCCAAAAACTATTGACAACGACATATTGCTGATGGATAAAACTTTTGGTTTTGACACTGCTGTTGAAGAAGCACAGCGTGCTATAAATTCTGCATACATCGAG GCGCACAGCGCATACCATGGGATTGGCGTTGTGAAGTTGATGGGACGTAGCAGTGGTTTTATAGCCATGCATGCATCTCTTGCCAGTGGACAAATCGACATATGTTTAATTCCAGAG GTACCATTTCACTTGCATGGCCCTCATGGTGTTTTAAGGCATCTTAAATATTTGATTGAGACAAAGGGATCAGCTGTTGTCTGTGTAGCAGAGGGAGCTGGGCAG aattttcttgagaaaactAATGCCAAGGATGCATCTGGAAATATTGTACTGGGTGATATCGGTGTGCATATTCAACAGGAGGTTGGTGTTTGCACTTTCCTTTG A